One genomic segment of Manis javanica isolate MJ-LG chromosome 7, MJ_LKY, whole genome shotgun sequence includes these proteins:
- the RASSF4 gene encoding ras association domain-containing protein 4 isoform X5, which yields MAQEQGDQPTAREESSRASSEPLEEEEETPQLMRTRSDAAGVIRRRPRHCAPGDAQRIWRHRFSINGHFYNHKTSVFTPAYGSVTNVRVNTTMTARHVLILLLNKFRVENGPSEFALYVVHESGERTKLKDSEYPLISRILHGPCEKIARIFLMEADLGEEVPHDVPGPAHDDAAASAAAGGDPVAHGHTEDQWAEADQGPPAGSPTSSRCLSTCLRTLSPVALALGPRAFTGPRARPRGQELTGWGLCVGLACTVSSPKVEALAILCDWMVWLFPFSHTCPAQESSA from the exons AGCCcctagaggaggaagaggagacccCACAGCTGATGCGGACCAGGAGCGATGCAGCTGGTGTGATCCGGAGGAGGCCCAGGCACTGTGCTCCTGGCGATGCCCAGCGGATCTGGCGACACCGGTTCTCCATCAACGGGCACTTCTACAACCACAAG ACGTCTGTGTTTACTCCTGCCTATGGGTCCGTGACGAACGTGAGGGTCAACACCACCATGACAGCCAGGCATGTGCTCATCCTGCTGCTGAACAAGTTCCGG GTGGAGAATGGCCCCAGTGAGTTTGCACTCTATGTCGTCCATGAATCTGGGG AACGGACGAAACTGAAAGACAGTGAGTACCCGCTGATTTCCAGAATCCTGCATGGGCCATGTGAGAAGATTGCCAGGATATTCCTGATGGAAGCTGACTTGGGCGAGGAGGTCCCCCACGAC GTTCCAGGCCCTGCGCATGATGATGCTGCAGCGTCTGCAGCAGCTGGTGGAGACCCAGTAGCTCACGGTCACACGGAGGACCAGTGGGCAGAAGCTGACCAAGGGCCACCAGCTGGAAGTCCCACATCGAGCCGCTGCCTGTCCACCTGCCTAAGAACCCTGAGTCCCGTGGCCCTGGCTCTTGGCCCCAGAGCATTTACAGGACCCAGAGCCAGGCCAAGGGGCCAGGAACTCACTGGATGGGGGCTCTGTGTGGGGCTGGCCTGCACAGTGAGCAGCCCCAAAGTGGAGGCACTGGCCATACTGTGTGACTGGATGGTGTGGCTGTTCCCATTCAGCCACACCTGTCCTGCTCAGGAGAGCAGTGCCTGa